Proteins from a single region of Desulfovibrio sp. X2:
- a CDS encoding NAD(P)-dependent oxidoreductase, translated as MTGQPVRGREGAGGVPAARTVVAVTPKVARAFAGELGALPPEAAVRVLPEAAMAAAGRPKSPPTLRARLHALFGRAGRADGQPTPAFDQGPVEEATGLVVDWGVQDGIAALLEGLPRLSWIHVVKTGVDHLPLDLLRARKLRVTCSKGAYSEAVAEFAMGLLYLFSKRYLEHFARPEADAVLWGRSLRGEKLLVLGTGHIGSQLAKLAAGAGLTVLGVNSSGRPVEGFSHTVPWERSGESAAGCGLVADCLPLTAATRGAVGRELFARLSPGACYVNVGRVETVDQRALSQALRERRLAFAALDAEASAVRLDRDVRQKVLVTHHSAYATEESRAGLAALVAGNIAAFAAGRELAGLVDLDAGY; from the coding sequence ATGACGGGGCAGCCCGTTCGCGGGCGCGAAGGAGCAGGCGGGGTTCCGGCCGCGCGGACCGTGGTCGCGGTCACGCCCAAGGTCGCGCGCGCCTTTGCCGGAGAGCTCGGTGCCCTGCCGCCCGAGGCCGCGGTGCGCGTCCTGCCCGAGGCGGCCATGGCCGCCGCCGGGCGGCCGAAGAGCCCTCCCACCCTCCGCGCCCGGCTGCACGCCCTGTTCGGGCGGGCGGGACGGGCGGACGGACAGCCGACGCCCGCCTTCGACCAGGGCCCGGTGGAGGAGGCCACGGGCCTCGTGGTGGACTGGGGCGTGCAGGACGGGATCGCGGCCCTGCTCGAAGGCCTGCCGCGCCTCTCCTGGATACACGTGGTCAAGACCGGCGTGGACCATCTGCCCCTGGACCTGCTGCGCGCGAGGAAGCTGCGCGTGACCTGCTCCAAGGGGGCCTACAGCGAGGCCGTGGCCGAGTTCGCCATGGGCCTCCTCTATCTTTTCAGCAAGCGCTACCTCGAGCACTTCGCGCGGCCCGAGGCCGATGCCGTGCTCTGGGGCAGGAGCCTGCGCGGCGAGAAGCTCCTGGTGCTCGGCACCGGCCACATCGGCTCGCAGCTGGCAAAGCTCGCCGCGGGCGCTGGTCTTACGGTGCTGGGCGTGAACAGCAGCGGCCGCCCGGTCGAAGGCTTTTCGCATACCGTGCCCTGGGAGCGGTCGGGCGAGTCGGCCGCAGGGTGCGGCCTGGTCGCGGACTGCCTGCCGCTGACCGCGGCCACGCGCGGCGCGGTCGGCCGCGAGCTCTTCGCGCGGCTTTCGCCCGGCGCCTGCTACGTCAACGTGGGCCGGGTCGAGACCGTGGACCAACGGGCCCTGTCCCAGGCCCTGCGCGAGAGGCGGCTCGCCTTCGCCGCGCTGGACGCCGAGGCCTCTGCCGTGCGCCTGGACAGGGACGTGCGGCAAAAGGTCCTGGTCACGCACCACTCGGCCTACGCCACCGAGGAATCGCGCGCCGGGCTCGCCGCCCTGGTCGCCGGGAACATCGCCGCCTTCGCCGCGGGCCGGGAGCTTGCCGGACTCGTGGACCTGGACGCGGGGTATTAG
- a CDS encoding acyltransferase family protein: MQRDTAIDCARGIGILLVVAGHARGPWPLEKAIYSFHMPLFFLVSGFLAKRTGLGGLVRAKAKTLLVPYLTACLLTFLAFGNGLAASAADLRELALGIATGGANGTLPFDSPLWFLPCLFCVFVLHHALARLVKRPDAALAASFAPALALAALPSFPALSVLRLDTAAYCLPFFCLGALVRHAEQGQSGGALPLLGSLRGPRVLLAALCLWLLARVLDHNAYYVIAQNRFAPLAGFYLNGLAGSLMAFAFAGTLTSLAGAAVPGALLSGLLALSGPSFGIYLLHKPFVLLADSLLRGVVGSDLAIWILNMACGIAASLVCVRLLCRFAPLLGGLLLGDRTPGRRAAQATAQ; this comes from the coding sequence GTGCAGCGCGACACCGCCATAGACTGCGCCCGGGGCATCGGCATCCTGCTCGTGGTCGCGGGCCACGCCCGCGGCCCCTGGCCGCTGGAAAAGGCCATCTACTCCTTCCACATGCCCCTGTTCTTCCTGGTCAGCGGCTTCCTCGCCAAGCGCACCGGGCTCGGCGGGCTCGTGCGCGCCAAGGCGAAGACCCTGCTCGTGCCCTATCTCACGGCCTGCCTGCTGACCTTCCTGGCCTTCGGCAACGGGCTTGCCGCCTCCGCGGCGGACCTGCGGGAACTGGCCCTGGGCATCGCCACGGGCGGCGCCAACGGCACGCTCCCCTTCGACTCGCCCCTGTGGTTCCTGCCCTGCCTGTTCTGCGTCTTCGTGCTGCACCACGCGCTCGCGCGCCTCGTGAAACGTCCTGACGCCGCGCTGGCCGCATCCTTCGCCCCCGCCCTGGCCCTCGCCGCCCTGCCGTCCTTCCCGGCGCTCTCCGTGCTGCGCCTGGACACGGCCGCATACTGCCTGCCCTTCTTCTGCCTGGGCGCGCTCGTGCGCCATGCGGAACAGGGGCAGTCGGGCGGCGCGCTGCCGCTGCTCGGCTCCCTGCGCGGCCCACGCGTCCTCCTGGCGGCGCTCTGCCTCTGGCTGCTGGCCCGCGTCCTGGACCACAACGCCTACTACGTCATCGCCCAGAACAGGTTCGCGCCGCTCGCGGGCTTCTACCTGAACGGCCTCGCGGGCAGCCTGATGGCCTTCGCCTTCGCCGGGACGCTGACCTCGCTCGCGGGGGCGGCCGTGCCCGGCGCGCTGCTCTCCGGCCTCCTGGCGCTGTCAGGGCCGTCCTTCGGCATCTACCTGCTGCACAAGCCCTTCGTCCTGCTCGCCGACTCCCTGCTGCGCGGGGTCGTGGGCTCGGACCTGGCGATCTGGATCCTGAACATGGCCTGCGGCATCGCCGCCTCGCTCGTCTGCGTCCGCCTCCTGTGCCGCTTCGCGCCGCTCCTGGGCGGCCTGCTGCTGGGCGACAGGACGCCGGGAAGGCGCGCGGCACAGGCGACGGCCCAATGA
- the wecB gene encoding non-hydrolyzing UDP-N-acetylglucosamine 2-epimerase, giving the protein MPEKLVHLITAVRPNFMKIAPLSHALRREPWARAVLVHTGQHYDLNMSDVFFRDLGLSAPDHNLEVGSGPHGEQTGQVMARYERLLMEERPDVVVVPGDVNSTLGCTLAAVKMGVKVAHLEAGLRSFDRTMPEEINRVVTDAVADLLWTPSPDADENLAREGVPPERIERIGNIMIDSLEMLREVIEADGSRERLGLDERGYVLTTLHRPANVDDPAVLARICGGLCAIAHDTPVCFPVHPRTAARLDAAGLRGTLADCGVRLMEPLGYTSFMNLVFGAKLVLTDSGGVQGESTYLGIPCLTVRPRIEQSAAALRGANRLIDSAQVAAAVRDVLQRGMPRSSPPPLWDGCAAPRAVASLKRFLFPAEQAAAGTPRSKRTA; this is encoded by the coding sequence ATGCCCGAAAAGCTCGTCCACCTCATCACAGCGGTCCGCCCCAACTTCATGAAGATCGCGCCGCTCAGCCACGCCCTGCGGCGCGAGCCCTGGGCCAGGGCGGTGCTGGTGCACACCGGGCAGCACTACGACCTGAACATGTCCGACGTCTTCTTCCGCGACCTCGGGCTCTCGGCCCCGGACCACAACCTGGAGGTGGGCAGCGGCCCGCACGGCGAGCAGACCGGCCAAGTCATGGCCCGCTACGAGCGTCTGCTCATGGAGGAGCGGCCCGACGTGGTGGTGGTGCCCGGCGACGTGAACTCGACCCTGGGCTGCACCCTGGCGGCCGTGAAGATGGGCGTGAAGGTGGCCCACCTGGAGGCCGGGCTGCGCTCCTTCGACCGCACCATGCCCGAGGAGATCAACCGCGTGGTCACGGACGCCGTGGCCGACCTCCTGTGGACCCCGTCCCCGGACGCGGACGAGAACCTGGCGCGCGAGGGCGTGCCCCCGGAGAGGATCGAGCGCATCGGCAACATCATGATCGACTCCCTGGAGATGCTGCGCGAGGTCATCGAAGCCGACGGCTCGCGCGAGCGCCTGGGCCTCGACGAGCGCGGCTACGTCCTCACGACCCTGCACCGCCCGGCCAACGTGGACGACCCGGCCGTGCTGGCGCGCATCTGCGGCGGGCTCTGCGCCATAGCCCACGACACGCCTGTCTGCTTCCCGGTCCACCCGCGCACGGCCGCGCGCCTGGACGCCGCGGGCCTGCGCGGGACGCTGGCGGACTGCGGCGTGCGGCTCATGGAGCCGCTCGGCTACACCTCGTTCATGAACCTGGTCTTCGGGGCCAAGCTGGTGCTCACGGATTCCGGCGGGGTGCAGGGGGAGTCCACCTATCTCGGCATCCCCTGCCTCACCGTGCGTCCGCGCATCGAGCAGTCCGCCGCCGCGCTCCGGGGCGCGAACCGGCTCATCGACTCGGCGCAGGTCGCCGCGGCCGTGCGCGACGTGCTCCAGCGCGGCATGCCCCGCTCGAGTCCTCCCCCTCTGTGGGACGGCTGCGCGGCCCCCCGCGCGGTCGCCTCTCTCAAGCGATTCCTCTTTCCGGCCGAGCAGGCCGCGGCCGGGACGCCGCGAAGCAAACGGACGGCCTAG
- the wecB gene encoding non-hydrolyzing UDP-N-acetylglucosamine 2-epimerase, which translates to MNQTRTIVVAVGTRPEIIKLAPVIKELGREPRFSTHVLFTSQHRDMLRQIAQDFAITPDHDLDLMVHNQGITDFLSRCMSSACSLLESLKPDLVLVQGDTSTVLGVGLACAFNRISLGHVEAGLRTNKKYLPFPEEMNRHLVSVVTDFHFCPTSLAAENLRRENVPDWSIHVTGNTVVDAMLQIKDRARDTALEPGLQAFVDEHPKFVLITAHRRENFGAPLLSICESVRELAEQHPESGFIYPVHQNPNVKTVVMEKLHGVPNIHLCAPLSYFQFIKLLQACHVILTDSGGVQEEAPTFGKPVVLMREETERPEGVEAGVTFMTGTDRSRIVSTVNGFLGKAAETVRQSFDRNPYGDGRAAERIRRILTNHFFGAGK; encoded by the coding sequence ATGAACCAAACGCGGACAATCGTCGTGGCGGTCGGCACCCGGCCGGAGATCATCAAGCTCGCCCCGGTCATCAAGGAACTCGGACGCGAGCCGAGATTTTCCACCCATGTCCTGTTCACGTCCCAGCATCGCGACATGCTCCGCCAGATCGCGCAGGACTTCGCGATCACGCCGGACCATGACCTGGACCTCATGGTCCATAACCAGGGGATCACGGATTTCCTCTCCCGCTGCATGTCCAGCGCCTGTTCCCTGCTCGAGTCCCTCAAGCCGGACCTCGTCCTGGTGCAGGGCGACACCTCCACGGTCCTCGGCGTCGGCCTGGCCTGCGCCTTCAACCGGATATCCCTGGGACACGTCGAGGCAGGCCTGCGCACCAACAAGAAGTATCTGCCCTTTCCGGAAGAGATGAACCGCCACTTGGTGTCGGTGGTCACGGATTTCCACTTCTGCCCCACCTCCCTCGCCGCCGAGAACCTGCGGCGTGAGAACGTTCCGGACTGGTCCATCCACGTCACCGGGAACACCGTGGTGGACGCCATGCTCCAGATCAAGGACAGGGCCCGGGACACGGCACTCGAGCCAGGCCTGCAGGCGTTCGTGGACGAGCATCCCAAGTTCGTGCTCATCACCGCGCACAGAAGGGAAAACTTCGGCGCACCCCTGCTTTCCATCTGTGAATCCGTGCGCGAGCTGGCCGAACAGCATCCGGAGAGCGGGTTCATTTATCCGGTCCACCAGAATCCCAACGTCAAGACGGTGGTCATGGAGAAGCTTCACGGCGTTCCCAACATCCATCTCTGCGCCCCGCTCTCCTACTTTCAGTTCATCAAGCTGCTGCAAGCCTGCCACGTCATCCTCACGGACTCCGGAGGCGTCCAGGAGGAGGCGCCGACCTTCGGCAAGCCGGTGGTCCTGATGCGGGAGGAGACGGAACGGCCCGAGGGCGTGGAGGCGGGGGTGACCTTCATGACCGGCACGGACAGGAGCAGGATAGTGAGCACCGTCAACGGCTTTCTCGGCAAGGCCGCGGAGACCGTCAGACAGTCCTTCGACAGGAACCCATACGGCGACGGACGGGCCGCCGAGCGCATTCGTCGCATACTGACGAACCATTTCTTCGGAGCAGGCAAATGA
- a CDS encoding carboxypeptidase regulatory-like domain-containing protein → MNRVMQRIFRNKPALALWLCAAAFLLMLVPWSGGERGAAQAASPTLDEILAMTPAGCPDPMLRRDTPMDVGQKMVEPRKRSHRVVVTAPGVLDKDDTEYVLESDIHAPGTGFSIKGRRITLNLNGHTVFYNEKEDGYGVALDTWWQNDVEVINGTIEQGAANGHGNQNGIGCNPVHTLSGKGNRLAGLHIVWSGDDIDGMYIQYHDGLEVVYNTLTDKGSGLTNRHQGLDALRVNGGTKVVVRHNLIERARHHGIAIATTDPVVEGNEVHVDSVGTNSIGVYAGSGVIRGNKIFGKGTHPIGIWPGRGVKVVGNYVEVQNTTQSPEYKDPGSAGLRMTWGTNEDVEAWANIFYVRGKRDGVSPGENSWGRSLFVGLTKPGQKALFHHNIIVAASPGDGSKAAAVAMVCNNNTSGFVFENNIIASDWGPILLADSYGFSDGFPVFRHNRIIKIDDGSPSFFTIRTEDGSIPSTATLISNTFEGGARPDDIDFRLPATALKELRFGWTVTLTVRDASGAPVPGARITATNSAMDAPVEGTTDAKGTASLDLVVRRLTNEKNGSFWTGRDLKDIPLTPYSVRVEAGGKTKTLTLSPTQDESVDVRL, encoded by the coding sequence ATGAACCGGGTGATGCAGAGGATATTTCGGAACAAGCCGGCCCTTGCGCTGTGGCTGTGCGCCGCGGCGTTCCTCCTGATGCTCGTCCCCTGGTCCGGAGGGGAGCGGGGGGCGGCCCAGGCCGCCTCGCCGACCCTGGACGAGATCCTGGCCATGACTCCCGCTGGCTGTCCGGATCCCATGCTGCGGCGCGACACGCCCATGGACGTGGGCCAGAAGATGGTCGAGCCGCGCAAGCGCTCGCACCGCGTGGTGGTCACCGCGCCGGGCGTGCTGGACAAAGACGACACGGAATATGTGCTCGAGAGCGACATCCACGCCCCGGGCACGGGCTTTTCAATCAAAGGGCGGCGCATCACTTTGAACTTGAATGGCCATACCGTCTTCTACAATGAGAAGGAGGACGGCTACGGCGTCGCCCTGGATACCTGGTGGCAGAACGACGTCGAGGTCATCAACGGGACCATTGAGCAGGGCGCGGCCAACGGCCACGGGAACCAGAACGGCATCGGCTGCAACCCCGTCCATACGCTCTCCGGCAAAGGCAATAGGCTGGCCGGCCTGCACATCGTCTGGTCCGGCGACGACATAGACGGGATGTACATCCAGTACCACGACGGCCTGGAGGTCGTGTACAACACGCTCACGGATAAGGGCTCCGGGCTGACCAACCGCCACCAGGGGCTGGACGCCCTGCGCGTCAACGGCGGCACGAAGGTGGTCGTGCGTCACAATCTGATCGAGCGCGCCAGGCACCACGGCATCGCCATCGCGACCACGGATCCGGTGGTCGAGGGCAACGAGGTCCACGTGGACAGCGTGGGCACCAACTCCATCGGCGTGTACGCCGGCTCGGGCGTCATCCGGGGGAACAAGATCTTCGGCAAGGGCACGCACCCCATCGGCATCTGGCCCGGGCGCGGGGTCAAGGTCGTGGGCAACTACGTGGAGGTCCAGAACACCACGCAGAGCCCGGAATACAAGGATCCCGGCTCGGCCGGGCTGCGTATGACCTGGGGCACGAACGAGGACGTGGAGGCCTGGGCCAACATCTTCTACGTTCGCGGCAAGCGCGACGGTGTGTCCCCCGGCGAGAACAGCTGGGGCAGAAGCCTGTTCGTCGGCCTGACCAAGCCCGGACAGAAGGCTCTGTTCCACCACAACATCATCGTCGCGGCCAGCCCGGGCGACGGCTCCAAGGCCGCGGCAGTGGCCATGGTCTGCAACAACAACACCTCGGGCTTCGTGTTCGAGAACAACATCATCGCCAGCGACTGGGGCCCCATCCTGCTCGCCGACTCCTACGGCTTCAGCGACGGTTTCCCGGTCTTCCGGCACAACAGGATCATCAAGATCGACGACGGCAGCCCGTCGTTCTTCACCATCCGCACGGAGGACGGCTCCATCCCCTCCACGGCCACGCTCATCTCCAACACCTTCGAGGGCGGCGCGCGGCCGGACGACATCGACTTCCGCCTGCCCGCCACGGCACTCAAGGAGCTGCGCTTCGGCTGGACCGTGACCCTCACCGTGCGCGACGCCTCGGGGGCGCCCGTGCCTGGAGCCAGAATCACAGCCACCAACTCCGCGATGGACGCACCGGTGGAGGGAACGACAGACGCCAAGGGCACGGCCAGCCTCGATCTGGTGGTCAGGCGGCTGACCAACGAGAAAAACGGCTCGTTCTGGACCGGACGAGACCTGAAGGACATTCCCCTGACGCCGTACAGCGTGCGCGTGGAGGCGGGCGGCAAGACGAAGACGCTCACGCTCTCACCCACGCAGGACGAGAGCGTGGACGTCAGGCTCTAG
- a CDS encoding TIGR03790 family protein, with translation MHRFLRATDWTVVALVSLVLVLSLSSLSWAAKGGAKADAKAGTTAGTQKEADNGPKPTPGKSVFASGGAENGDSGAELRWTFDKDEATHLGLRGVRLYRLVDADDTGFRKPPVVLVKDLGMATEYGVDDLTNGQVYIYFLRAYNAEGKDIGQAMFPLYPGRKGGEMPDAVQHLYTASGPDAISLFWDPTDEIDVLGYEISRKAEGESEYTLIARVPRVLQPQPGKKGPPEAELPQLRPTLYRDSTVAPGAKYTYRVRSINLRKQVSPDAETEPASTVESRSPRPDEVLLLVAEGSDDSMRVARHYATARGVPQGNIVEIDLPRKLRNFDCEKDVCAPLRKIMLERGIAGRIRVIVPCFGIPLGDHKRALDSMLADLFDRFTWGRTMGTPSPLFNQAHHYDGTWGLYLVTRLDGATPAAAEALTDKALAAEKTVSAFSGAAAFIEDKQGSLGGEIAKHRGVTVHLEPINYTKDHFLPDDTMWVFIYGHPYKRLLQGKWPVGSVAAVLKSDSMLWLRGGPYVCWAQGLLEEGVTATFGSVVEPYVQGFTNGPVFFDRFWGGEFTFAESFAMATPTVRWAMCAVGDPLYKLRPPVRQ, from the coding sequence ATGCATCGATTCCTGCGGGCGACGGACTGGACGGTCGTGGCGCTCGTCTCCCTCGTTCTCGTGCTGTCCCTGTCGTCCCTTTCCTGGGCGGCCAAGGGCGGGGCCAAGGCGGACGCCAAGGCCGGGACTACGGCCGGAACACAGAAGGAGGCCGACAACGGGCCGAAGCCCACCCCGGGCAAGAGCGTCTTCGCCAGCGGCGGGGCGGAGAACGGGGACTCGGGGGCGGAGCTCCGCTGGACTTTCGACAAGGACGAGGCAACCCACCTCGGCCTTCGCGGGGTGCGCCTCTACCGCCTCGTGGACGCCGACGACACCGGCTTCCGCAAGCCGCCCGTGGTCCTGGTCAAGGACCTGGGCATGGCCACCGAATACGGCGTGGACGACCTCACCAACGGGCAGGTCTACATCTATTTCCTGCGCGCCTACAACGCGGAGGGCAAGGACATCGGCCAGGCCATGTTCCCCCTCTATCCGGGCCGCAAGGGAGGCGAGATGCCGGATGCGGTGCAGCACCTGTACACGGCCTCCGGACCCGACGCCATAAGCCTCTTCTGGGACCCCACGGACGAGATCGACGTCCTGGGCTACGAGATATCGCGCAAGGCGGAAGGGGAGTCCGAGTATACGCTCATCGCCCGGGTGCCGCGCGTCCTGCAGCCGCAGCCGGGCAAGAAGGGCCCCCCCGAGGCCGAGCTGCCGCAGCTGCGTCCCACGCTCTACCGCGACTCCACCGTGGCGCCGGGCGCGAAGTACACCTACCGCGTGCGCAGCATCAACCTGCGCAAGCAGGTCAGCCCGGACGCGGAGACCGAACCGGCGAGCACCGTGGAGTCGCGCTCCCCGCGGCCGGACGAGGTGCTGCTCCTCGTGGCCGAGGGCTCGGACGACTCCATGCGCGTGGCCCGGCACTACGCCACGGCGCGCGGGGTGCCGCAGGGCAACATCGTGGAGATCGATCTCCCGCGCAAGCTTCGCAACTTCGACTGCGAGAAGGACGTCTGCGCGCCGCTGCGCAAGATCATGCTCGAGCGGGGCATCGCGGGGCGCATCAGGGTCATCGTGCCCTGCTTCGGCATCCCGCTGGGCGACCACAAGCGCGCCCTGGACTCCATGCTCGCGGACCTCTTCGACCGCTTCACCTGGGGCCGCACCATGGGCACGCCGAGCCCGCTCTTCAACCAGGCGCACCACTATGACGGGACCTGGGGGCTCTACCTGGTGACCAGGCTCGACGGCGCGACGCCCGCGGCGGCCGAGGCCCTCACGGACAAGGCCCTGGCCGCGGAGAAGACCGTCTCCGCCTTTTCCGGGGCCGCGGCCTTCATCGAGGACAAGCAGGGCTCGCTCGGCGGCGAGATCGCCAAGCACCGCGGCGTGACCGTGCATCTCGAGCCCATAAACTACACCAAGGACCACTTCCTGCCCGACGACACCATGTGGGTCTTCATCTACGGCCATCCCTACAAGCGGCTGCTCCAGGGCAAGTGGCCCGTGGGCTCCGTGGCCGCGGTGCTCAAGTCCGATTCCATGCTCTGGCTGCGGGGCGGTCCGTACGTCTGCTGGGCCCAAGGGCTGCTGGAGGAGGGCGTGACCGCCACCTTCGGCTCCGTGGTCGAGCCCTACGTGCAGGGCTTCACCAACGGTCCCGTCTTCTTCGACCGCTTCTGGGGCGGCGAATTCACCTTCGCGGAATCCTTCGCCATGGCCACGCCCACGGTGCGCTGGGCCATGTGCGCGGTGGGCGATCCGCTCTACAAACTGCGCCCGCCAGTGAGGCAATGA
- a CDS encoding glycosyltransferase encodes MRVAFLIDEIFSPAAGTERQLLMLIEGLDRREFEPHLCVLRSTPWIEREFARRPGACPLHVLNIASFFSPAAWRGVWRFSRWLRQERIDVLQMHFRDSALAGVPAAALAGTPLVVGTRKNQGYWMNGRERFLQRLLNRGVDVFVANSEDTRDKAVAGEGIARERMRVIHNGLDLASLPPPTPVRRARARALLGIPERTLVVGMVANLRPVKRVDVFVEAAARVAAERPHTVFVVVGEGEERPGLEARAAALGLNGNMRFLGRRTDVADLLPGLDVGVLTSDSESFSNSMLEYMAAGLPVAATAVGGCREALGDSPAGVLVAPGDAEGLARGVGMLLGQEGLRREAAARHPRRVAEMFSRERYVADYAALYRKKDDSSERRP; translated from the coding sequence GTGCGCGTCGCCTTTCTCATCGACGAGATTTTCTCGCCCGCGGCAGGTACGGAGCGCCAGCTCCTGATGCTCATCGAGGGGCTCGACCGGCGCGAGTTCGAGCCGCACCTGTGCGTGCTCAGGAGCACGCCCTGGATCGAGCGGGAGTTCGCGCGGCGACCGGGCGCCTGCCCGCTGCACGTGCTGAACATCGCCTCCTTCTTCAGCCCCGCGGCCTGGCGCGGCGTGTGGCGCTTCTCGCGCTGGCTCAGGCAGGAGCGCATCGACGTGCTGCAGATGCATTTCCGCGACTCCGCCCTGGCCGGCGTCCCGGCCGCGGCCCTGGCCGGAACCCCCCTGGTCGTGGGCACGCGCAAGAACCAGGGCTACTGGATGAACGGCCGGGAGCGCTTCCTGCAGCGCCTCCTGAACCGCGGGGTGGACGTCTTCGTGGCCAACTCCGAGGACACCCGCGACAAGGCCGTGGCGGGCGAGGGCATCGCCCGCGAGCGCATGCGCGTCATCCACAACGGCCTGGACCTCGCGAGCCTGCCTCCGCCCACTCCGGTGCGCCGCGCCCGGGCGCGCGCGCTGCTCGGCATCCCCGAGAGGACCCTGGTCGTGGGCATGGTGGCCAACCTGCGCCCGGTGAAGCGGGTGGACGTCTTCGTGGAGGCCGCGGCGCGCGTGGCGGCCGAGAGGCCGCACACCGTGTTCGTGGTCGTGGGCGAGGGCGAGGAGCGGCCCGGGCTCGAGGCGCGGGCCGCGGCGCTCGGCCTGAACGGCAACATGCGCTTTTTGGGGCGGCGCACGGACGTGGCCGATCTCCTGCCCGGCCTGGACGTGGGCGTGCTGACCTCGGACTCCGAAAGCTTTTCCAACTCCATGCTCGAGTACATGGCCGCGGGACTGCCCGTTGCGGCCACGGCCGTGGGCGGCTGCCGCGAGGCCCTGGGCGACAGCCCGGCGGGCGTGCTGGTGGCCCCGGGCGACGCCGAGGGGCTGGCCCGCGGCGTGGGCATGCTGCTGGGCCAGGAGGGGCTGCGCCGCGAGGCCGCGGCCCGCCATCCCCGGCGCGTGGCGGAGATGTTTTCCAGGGAGCGGTACGTGGCGGACTATGCCGCCCTGTACCGGAAGAAAGACGACTCATCCGAAAGGAGGCCTTGA
- a CDS encoding glycosyltransferase family 2 protein, translated as MAEMLPFISVVMPVRNEARFIAETLTQLLGQDYPANRFEILVVDGFSDDGTRETVSRIASRHPQVRLLDNPGRLSSAGRNVGFRTGQGDIFLVVDGHCHIPTDRLLRNVAACFAHSGALCLGRPQPLDPPGLTPFQRTVALARASWLGHGGDSLIYSDYEGPASPVSNGAAYRREIFARVGYVDEAFDACEDVEFNYRVEEAGCPTFTSPRLTVRYYPRESLAGLVRQMIRYGRGRVRLYRAHPEAFGLHAAVPAVLTGGVAAAAALWAARFLAGPLHPLLAGLLWLCTGGAALYGLVVAAESARIGLARAKEEGICAAARHALRLPGIFAAVHFGLGLGMWRELLGPGGKPARVENAAGPDGGPDPRPEAGVACHGQSGRSGQAGESGAGRGGVRA; from the coding sequence ATGGCCGAAATGCTTCCCTTCATCAGCGTGGTCATGCCCGTGCGCAACGAGGCGCGCTTCATCGCCGAGACCCTGACCCAGCTCCTGGGCCAGGACTACCCGGCCAACCGCTTCGAGATCCTGGTCGTGGACGGCTTTTCCGACGACGGGACGCGGGAGACCGTCTCGCGCATCGCCTCCAGGCACCCCCAGGTGCGCCTGCTCGACAACCCCGGCCGCCTGTCCAGCGCCGGGCGCAACGTGGGCTTCCGCACCGGGCAGGGCGACATCTTCCTGGTCGTGGACGGCCACTGCCACATCCCCACGGACCGGCTCCTGCGCAACGTGGCCGCCTGCTTCGCGCACAGCGGCGCGCTCTGTTTGGGACGGCCGCAGCCCCTCGACCCCCCCGGGCTCACGCCGTTCCAGCGGACGGTTGCCCTGGCCCGGGCCTCGTGGCTCGGCCACGGCGGCGACTCGCTGATCTACAGCGACTACGAGGGGCCGGCGAGCCCGGTGAGCAACGGCGCGGCGTACCGGCGCGAGATCTTCGCCCGCGTGGGCTACGTGGACGAGGCCTTCGACGCCTGCGAGGACGTGGAGTTCAACTACCGCGTGGAGGAGGCGGGCTGCCCGACCTTCACGAGCCCGCGGCTCACCGTGCGCTACTACCCGCGCGAGAGCCTCGCGGGGCTCGTGCGCCAGATGATCCGCTACGGTCGGGGCCGGGTGCGCCTGTACCGCGCGCACCCCGAGGCCTTCGGCCTGCACGCGGCCGTGCCCGCCGTGCTCACGGGCGGCGTGGCCGCGGCCGCGGCGCTGTGGGCCGCGCGCTTCCTGGCCGGGCCGCTGCATCCCCTCTTGGCGGGGCTGCTCTGGCTGTGCACGGGCGGGGCCGCGCTCTACGGCCTCGTGGTCGCGGCCGAGTCGGCCCGCATCGGCCTCGCGCGCGCGAAGGAAGAGGGGATCTGCGCCGCCGCGCGCCACGCCCTGCGCCTGCCCGGCATCTTCGCGGCCGTGCATTTCGGCCTGGGCCTCGGCATGTGGCGCGAGCTTCTTGGGCCCGGCGGCAAGCCCGCGCGGGTGGAGAACGCCGCAGGGCCGGACGGCGGACCGGACCCCCGCCCCGAGGCCGGGGTCGCTTGCCACGGCCAGTCCGGCCGATCCGGACAGGCGGGAGAATCCGGGGCGGGCCGCGGCGGGGTGCGCGCATGA